One window of Brachybacterium ginsengisoli genomic DNA carries:
- a CDS encoding phosphoglyceromutase translates to MTYTLVLLRHGESDWNAKNLFTGWVDVALTEKGRTEAAEGGDLLKEAGILPDVVHTSLQRRAIMTANLALDAADRHWIPVKRDWRLNERHYGALQGMDKAEIREKYGEEQFMAWRRSYDTPPPEIEFGSEFSQDQDPQYADLGDQLPKSECLKDVVERFLPYWEEGIKPDLAAGKTVLIAAHGNSLRALVKYLDGISDEEISGLNIPTGQPLVYELGEDFQPVEKGGRYLDPVAAKAAAEAVANQGRK, encoded by the coding sequence ATGACCTACACACTCGTGCTGCTCCGCCACGGCGAGAGCGACTGGAACGCCAAGAACCTCTTCACCGGCTGGGTCGACGTGGCCCTGACGGAGAAGGGCCGCACGGAGGCCGCCGAGGGCGGCGATCTGCTCAAGGAGGCCGGCATCCTGCCGGACGTCGTGCACACCTCCCTGCAGCGCCGCGCCATCATGACCGCGAACCTCGCGCTGGACGCGGCGGACCGCCACTGGATCCCCGTCAAGCGCGACTGGCGCCTCAACGAGCGCCACTACGGCGCCCTGCAGGGCATGGACAAGGCGGAGATCCGCGAGAAGTACGGCGAGGAGCAGTTCATGGCCTGGCGCCGCTCCTACGACACCCCGCCGCCCGAGATCGAGTTCGGCTCCGAGTTCTCCCAGGATCAGGACCCGCAGTATGCGGACCTCGGTGACCAGCTGCCGAAGTCCGAGTGCCTCAAGGACGTCGTCGAGCGCTTCCTGCCGTACTGGGAGGAGGGCATCAAGCCCGACCTCGCCGCCGGGAAGACCGTGCTGATCGCCGCGCACGGCAACTCGCTGCGCGCGCTGGTGAAGTACCTCGACGGCATCTCCGACGAGGAGATCTCCGGCCTGAACATCCCCACCGGCCAGCCGCTGGTGTACGAGCTGGGCGAGGACTTCCAGCCCGTGGAGAAGGGCGGCCGCTACCTCGACCCGGTCGCCGCGAAGGCCGCCGCCGAGGCTGTCGCGAACCAGGGCAGGAAGTGA
- a CDS encoding C39 family peptidase, with product MTTIAPDRRTFLRAVGVSAAAGLGTLAITPRASAAGEKVLPTTYREQPNFFYCGPTAVSIALSAKVTPPGLDTLAAELGTTDNGTNFGAVSPVLTNRLTGATYRDQWMGGTSASPADADLLWQRAVANVDTGFATVCNWWVVAGEYPNWGGNTSDIFHFVTIDGYNADERSLRIADPAGSTLSSTLPSHHWLSVQQVATYCAGRGYFW from the coding sequence ATGACCACCATCGCTCCCGATCGCAGGACGTTCCTCCGCGCCGTGGGGGTGAGCGCGGCGGCCGGTCTCGGCACCCTCGCGATCACCCCGCGCGCCTCCGCCGCCGGCGAGAAGGTGCTGCCGACGACCTACCGCGAGCAGCCGAACTTCTTCTACTGCGGTCCCACCGCGGTCTCCATCGCGCTGAGCGCGAAGGTGACGCCGCCCGGCCTGGACACCCTGGCCGCCGAGCTCGGCACCACCGACAACGGCACGAACTTCGGTGCCGTCTCCCCCGTGCTCACGAACCGGCTGACCGGGGCGACCTACCGAGATCAGTGGATGGGCGGCACGAGCGCCTCCCCCGCCGATGCGGACCTGCTCTGGCAGCGCGCGGTCGCCAACGTCGACACCGGCTTCGCGACCGTCTGCAACTGGTGGGTGGTGGCCGGCGAGTACCCGAACTGGGGCGGCAACACGAGCGACATCTTCCACTTCGTCACGATCGACGGCTACAACGCCGACGAGCGCTCGCTGCGCATCGCCGATCCGGCCGGCTCCACGCTGAGCAGCACCCTGCCCAGCCATCACTGGCTGAGCGTCCAGCAGGTCGCGACGTACTGCGCGGGGCGCGGCTACTTCTGGTGA
- a CDS encoding helicase HerA-like domain-containing protein: MTTNNDETAAASAAPADAAPADAAPAAPAENAPAEAAPAAPAEDAAPAAPAGGELSPSAVAVRDAYAFEGSRIHLGAMLEGEEPNPAVPVNLSVGMLNRHGLIAGATGTGKTRTLQVIAEQAAFAGASVFVADMKGDLSGIAVPGTASEKLTARAAARGQEWVSRAAPTEFLALGGQGEGVPIRTTVSDFGPVLLSKVLELNETQESSLGLIFHYADAQGLALLDLKDLRALIQFLTSDEGKDELKGIGGISSATAGVILRSLTAFESSGADVFFGEPAFDTAKLLRTAEDGTGMISCLELPGVASRPALFSTFMMWMLAELYQELPEVGDREVPKLVFFLDEAHLLFKDASKAFQDQVVQTVRLIRSKGVGIFFITQTPKDIPGDVLAQLGNRVQHALRAFTPDDAKALKATASTFPTSEHDLVEVIPALGTGEAIVTVMSEDGTPTPVAITAVRAPESSMEPAGTEAITAAVAKSPLQQEYGTAVDNESAYEILAARAAKDQEAIGSADAKAASGGEKASSSEPKDGAKGGSERSAKEDEGFFEKPAVKSFLRSAGTALGREITRSLFGTRRRR; this comes from the coding sequence ATGACCACGAACAACGACGAGACCGCCGCCGCGTCCGCAGCACCCGCTGACGCCGCACCGGCCGACGCAGCTCCTGCGGCGCCTGCCGAGAACGCACCGGCCGAGGCCGCTCCTGCCGCACCGGCCGAGGACGCCGCACCGGCCGCGCCCGCGGGCGGCGAGCTGAGCCCGTCGGCCGTCGCCGTGCGCGACGCCTACGCCTTCGAGGGCAGCCGGATCCACCTCGGCGCGATGCTCGAGGGGGAGGAGCCCAACCCCGCGGTCCCCGTGAACCTCTCGGTGGGGATGCTGAACCGGCACGGCCTGATCGCCGGCGCGACCGGCACCGGCAAGACCCGCACCCTGCAGGTCATCGCCGAGCAGGCCGCCTTCGCCGGCGCCTCGGTGTTCGTCGCGGACATGAAGGGCGACCTCTCCGGCATCGCGGTGCCCGGCACCGCCTCCGAGAAGCTCACCGCCCGGGCCGCCGCCCGCGGCCAGGAGTGGGTCTCCCGCGCCGCGCCGACCGAGTTCCTCGCCCTCGGCGGGCAGGGCGAGGGCGTGCCGATCCGCACCACCGTCAGCGACTTCGGCCCGGTGCTGCTGTCCAAGGTGCTCGAGCTGAACGAGACCCAGGAGTCCTCGCTCGGGCTGATCTTCCACTACGCCGATGCCCAGGGCCTCGCCCTGCTGGACCTCAAGGACCTGCGTGCCCTGATCCAGTTCCTCACCTCCGACGAGGGCAAGGACGAGCTCAAGGGCATCGGAGGGATCTCCTCCGCCACCGCGGGCGTGATCCTGCGCAGCCTCACCGCCTTCGAGTCCTCCGGGGCGGACGTGTTCTTCGGCGAGCCCGCCTTCGACACCGCGAAGCTGCTGCGCACCGCCGAGGACGGCACCGGCATGATCTCGTGCCTCGAGCTGCCCGGCGTCGCCTCCCGCCCGGCCCTGTTCTCCACCTTCATGATGTGGATGCTCGCCGAGCTGTACCAGGAGCTGCCCGAGGTGGGGGACCGCGAGGTCCCCAAGCTGGTGTTCTTCCTCGACGAGGCGCACCTGCTGTTCAAGGACGCCTCCAAGGCGTTCCAGGACCAGGTGGTCCAGACGGTCCGCCTGATCCGCTCCAAGGGCGTGGGCATCTTCTTCATCACCCAGACCCCGAAGGACATCCCCGGGGACGTCCTCGCCCAGCTCGGCAACCGCGTCCAGCACGCGCTGCGCGCCTTCACCCCCGACGACGCGAAGGCGCTCAAGGCCACCGCCTCCACCTTCCCCACTTCGGAGCACGACCTCGTCGAGGTCATCCCGGCGCTCGGCACCGGTGAGGCGATCGTGACCGTGATGAGCGAGGACGGCACCCCGACACCGGTCGCGATCACCGCCGTGCGCGCGCCGGAGTCCTCCATGGAGCCCGCCGGCACCGAGGCGATCACCGCCGCGGTCGCGAAGTCGCCGCTGCAGCAGGAGTACGGCACCGCCGTCGACAACGAGTCCGCCTACGAGATCCTCGCCGCCCGCGCCGCGAAGGATCAGGAGGCGATCGGCTCGGCCGACGCCAAGGCCGCCTCCGGCGGCGAGAAGGCGTCCTCCTCCGAGCCGAAGGACGGCGCGAAGGGCGGCTCCGAGCGTTCAGCGAAGGAGGACGAGGGCTTCTTCGAGAAGCCCGCCGTGAAGTCCTTCCTCCGCTCGGCGGGCACGGCGCTGGGCCGCGAGATCACCCGCAGCCTGTTCGGCACCCGTCGCCGTCGCTGA
- a CDS encoding acyltransferase domain-containing protein, whose protein sequence is MTVRRSPQHEVLGNPPVAVRATSSLSPADVRVMLTAPSRPALLERLGIIGEDAADLGPLADAAAADEELLAEITTIANALRSGAGLEETALDLSAQKERHDALQQRLAPGEGLLPILAFLVSTSTVRAWHATRGLDEELSWTVLADLGQQMRVHRRGTDLLGLHQLNWVTGNWAGRLVHLGRLQFDLSRRRVARLEHGTERTGPDEPVRWVIGTHIPAIGPLDPEAVEESFTAATAYFTEQYADLGQDRPADAPAFGHEFTCDSWLLSGEFEEITGPESNLARFAALWERIGGDPQGGDGALFFVFGKRPPVDPTTLPRRTRLEAGVAERLADGRGWTTGSGRLLR, encoded by the coding sequence ATGACCGTTCGCCGCAGCCCCCAGCACGAGGTCCTCGGCAATCCGCCGGTCGCCGTGCGCGCCACCTCCTCCCTCTCCCCCGCCGACGTGCGCGTCATGCTCACGGCGCCGTCGCGGCCCGCGCTGCTGGAGCGTCTCGGGATCATCGGCGAGGACGCCGCGGATCTCGGTCCGCTCGCCGATGCCGCCGCGGCCGACGAGGAGCTGCTCGCGGAGATCACCACGATCGCGAACGCCCTGCGCTCCGGGGCGGGCCTGGAGGAGACCGCGCTGGACCTCTCCGCCCAGAAGGAGCGGCACGACGCCCTCCAGCAGCGCCTCGCCCCGGGCGAGGGGCTGCTGCCGATCCTCGCCTTCCTGGTCTCCACCTCGACGGTGCGTGCCTGGCACGCCACCCGCGGCCTCGACGAGGAGCTCTCCTGGACGGTGCTCGCCGATCTGGGGCAGCAGATGCGCGTGCATCGCCGCGGCACGGACCTGCTCGGCCTCCATCAGCTCAACTGGGTCACCGGCAACTGGGCCGGGCGCCTGGTGCACCTGGGTCGCCTGCAGTTCGATCTCAGCCGCCGCCGCGTGGCCCGGCTGGAGCACGGCACGGAGCGGACGGGCCCCGACGAGCCCGTGCGCTGGGTGATCGGCACCCACATCCCCGCCATCGGCCCGCTGGATCCGGAGGCGGTCGAGGAGTCCTTCACCGCGGCCACCGCGTACTTCACCGAGCAGTACGCCGATCTGGGACAGGACCGTCCGGCCGATGCACCGGCCTTCGGCCACGAGTTCACCTGCGACTCCTGGCTGCTCAGCGGCGAGTTCGAGGAGATCACGGGCCCGGAGTCGAACCTCGCCCGCTTCGCCGCGCTCTGGGAGCGGATCGGCGGCGACCCGCAGGGCGGCGACGGCGCCCTGTTCTTCGTCTTCGGGAAGCGGCCGCCGGTGGATCCGACCACGCTCCCCCGCCGCACCCGGCTCGAGGCGGGAGTCGCCGAGCGGCTCGCCGACGGCCGCGGCTGGACCACGGGCAGCGGGCGGCTGCTGCGCTGA
- a CDS encoding TetR/AcrR family transcriptional regulator: MSDETTTAEDMPAIDAREDSREAEASLGLRERKKRDSRIAMHRAALELVLEHGLSGVTVEAIAQRAGVSTRTFFNHWSTKESAIIGVLSAGGEQIGERLRHQLEEVGPQQALRAVMREAVATAPFDAGLRDLKKQVMAKEPKLHSLSSGNLLSVQTEMIEALTEAYDGDDAQERATLGVQIGFAVTRTAFSVSMSRGIDIASAFDEVLDRYDADDPLF; the protein is encoded by the coding sequence GTGAGCGACGAGACCACCACCGCCGAGGACATGCCCGCGATCGATGCGCGGGAGGACAGCCGAGAGGCCGAGGCCAGCCTCGGCCTGCGCGAGCGGAAGAAGCGCGACTCCCGCATCGCCATGCACCGCGCCGCCCTCGAGCTCGTCCTGGAGCACGGGCTCTCGGGCGTCACGGTGGAGGCGATCGCCCAGCGTGCCGGGGTCTCCACCCGCACCTTCTTCAACCACTGGTCCACGAAGGAGTCCGCGATCATCGGCGTGCTCAGCGCGGGCGGGGAGCAGATCGGCGAACGGCTGCGCCACCAGCTCGAGGAGGTGGGTCCCCAGCAGGCCCTCCGCGCGGTGATGCGCGAGGCCGTCGCCACCGCGCCCTTCGATGCAGGCCTCCGGGACCTCAAGAAGCAGGTCATGGCCAAGGAGCCGAAGCTCCACTCGCTCTCCTCCGGCAACCTGCTCTCGGTGCAGACCGAGATGATCGAGGCGCTCACCGAGGCCTACGACGGGGACGACGCGCAGGAGCGTGCGACCCTCGGCGTGCAGATCGGCTTCGCGGTGACCCGCACCGCCTTCTCCGTCTCGATGTCGCGCGGCATCGACATCGCGAGCGCCTTCGACGAGGTGCTCGATCGCTACGACGCCGACGATCCGCTCTTCTGA
- a CDS encoding MDR family MFS transporter, whose protein sequence is MSSAPPSASTTSAPPAFTGLDRQGKLVFVGLMLGMFVASLSQTIVGPAMPRIVAELGGVEHYSWIATAAMLVSAVAVPIVGKLSDLYGRRWFYLGGLAVFMIGSILAGLSQGFWFLVFARAVQGLGMGTLMPLSQTIIGDIIPPRQRGKYQGIMGAVFGVTSVVGPLIGGTITDNFGWRWLFYLTLPLGVVAFGFILRYLHLPVSRQHGKVDYLGIVTLTPGLVIALLATTWGGNTYDWGSATIIGMYAIAALFLAAFVVIETRVAEPLLPMHLLARPIVALSVGASFAIAVAMFGAIIYIPVYAQGVMGVSATNSGAILIPLSVAMIITSIVVGLLITRTGRYKPFLVLGGLVLVGGYLLLANLQYGDSQWHLTLAMVVIGLGLGLCMQVYTLVVQNAVAQRELGIATAAIQFFRNIGSTIGTAVLGTVMTAQMSTAIQGELEKLPAEQLGQLQQNGGLDASQLEGAVLDPAALEKLPTFLVEPIRTGMGLAMHDVFLTAVPFVIAALLLSLFVKQMPLRDTLHEAGEAPTAAEQHEFRDTTTGALAAVGASESVTVTGEFPHLDPETGRSHRADGSVDR, encoded by the coding sequence GTGAGCTCAGCACCGCCATCCGCCTCGACCACCTCCGCACCCCCTGCCTTCACCGGCCTCGACCGCCAGGGCAAGCTCGTCTTCGTCGGCCTCATGCTCGGCATGTTCGTCGCCTCGCTCTCGCAGACGATCGTCGGCCCCGCGATGCCGCGCATCGTCGCCGAGCTCGGCGGCGTGGAGCACTACAGCTGGATCGCCACCGCCGCGATGCTGGTCTCCGCCGTCGCCGTGCCGATCGTCGGCAAGCTCTCCGACCTCTACGGACGCCGCTGGTTCTACCTCGGCGGTCTCGCCGTGTTCATGATCGGCTCGATCCTCGCCGGCCTCTCCCAGGGCTTCTGGTTCCTGGTCTTCGCCCGCGCCGTGCAGGGCCTCGGCATGGGCACGCTCATGCCGCTGTCGCAGACGATCATCGGCGACATCATCCCGCCCCGCCAGCGCGGCAAGTACCAGGGCATCATGGGCGCCGTCTTCGGCGTGACCTCCGTGGTGGGCCCGCTCATCGGCGGCACGATCACGGACAACTTCGGCTGGCGCTGGCTGTTCTACCTCACCCTGCCGCTCGGCGTGGTCGCCTTCGGCTTCATCCTGCGCTACCTGCACCTGCCGGTCTCCCGCCAGCACGGCAAGGTCGACTACCTGGGCATCGTCACCCTGACCCCCGGCCTGGTCATCGCGCTGCTCGCCACCACCTGGGGCGGCAACACCTACGACTGGGGCTCCGCGACGATCATCGGCATGTACGCCATCGCCGCGCTGTTCCTCGCCGCCTTCGTGGTCATCGAGACCCGCGTGGCCGAGCCGCTGCTGCCGATGCACCTGCTGGCCCGGCCCATCGTGGCCCTGTCCGTCGGCGCATCCTTCGCGATCGCCGTGGCCATGTTCGGCGCGATCATCTACATCCCGGTCTACGCGCAGGGCGTCATGGGCGTCTCCGCCACGAACTCCGGCGCGATCCTCATCCCGCTCTCCGTCGCCATGATCATCACGTCGATCGTGGTGGGCCTGCTCATCACCCGCACCGGGCGCTACAAGCCCTTCCTCGTGCTGGGCGGCCTCGTGCTCGTGGGCGGCTACCTGCTGCTCGCGAACCTCCAGTACGGCGACTCGCAGTGGCACCTGACCCTCGCGATGGTCGTGATCGGACTGGGCCTGGGCCTGTGCATGCAGGTCTACACGCTCGTGGTGCAGAACGCCGTGGCGCAGCGCGAGCTGGGCATCGCGACCGCCGCGATCCAGTTCTTCCGCAACATCGGCTCGACCATCGGCACCGCGGTGCTCGGCACCGTGATGACCGCGCAGATGTCCACCGCGATCCAGGGCGAGCTCGAGAAGCTGCCCGCGGAGCAGCTGGGCCAGCTGCAGCAGAACGGCGGGCTGGACGCCTCGCAGCTCGAGGGCGCCGTGCTCGACCCGGCGGCCCTGGAGAAGCTCCCCACCTTCCTGGTGGAGCCGATCCGGACCGGCATGGGCCTGGCCATGCACGACGTGTTCCTCACCGCCGTGCCCTTCGTGATCGCCGCGCTGCTGCTCTCGCTGTTCGTCAAGCAGATGCCGCTGCGCGACACCCTCCACGAGGCGGGCGAGGCGCCGACGGCGGCGGAGCAGCACGAGTTCCGCGACACCACCACGGGTGCGCTCGCCGCGGTCGGTGCGAGCGAATCGGTCACCGTGACCGGCGAGTTCCCGCACCTGGACCCGGAGACCGGGCGCTCGCATCGAGCGGACGGCTCCGTCGACCGCTGA
- a CDS encoding GNAT family N-acetyltransferase: protein MLLSDHFPPSLPAALASRLPGEEDVAPLAALLTADQRTHTPGAEVTEDALRSRLVGLRSWARRQVVVVPAATDGSATDAPPVAWISIEDRAAGRSDVQWAVARDLPDRDAVAAALLDWADEAGGSFARHRGVPTTQLDATANSLDTDRSRLLAAAGYEHVRTWLHMRRPVQAEEASSLPAPRAGTRVRRVHLHPSGLPVAQDVTTVHRMLEESFADHWGSYRESFAEFVQRLVEVPQEADWDHWWIAEVEREGRWLPAGGLVAARQGPRDGLGEGTYLEYLGVHRSARGHGVAKSLLRAAFADAARRGRTRVELEVDADSPTGADGLYEAMGFTTFEQTQTWHARAEAHPSRLLEPPA, encoded by the coding sequence GTGCTGCTCTCGGATCACTTCCCGCCCTCCCTGCCCGCCGCCCTCGCCTCCCGGCTCCCCGGGGAGGAGGACGTCGCGCCGCTCGCCGCGCTCCTCACCGCGGATCAGCGCACCCACACCCCGGGGGCGGAGGTCACCGAGGACGCCCTGCGCTCACGCCTGGTCGGCCTGCGCTCGTGGGCACGGCGACAGGTCGTCGTGGTCCCTGCCGCGACCGACGGCTCCGCGACCGACGCGCCGCCGGTCGCCTGGATCTCGATCGAGGACCGCGCCGCGGGCCGCTCCGACGTGCAGTGGGCGGTCGCCCGGGACCTGCCGGACCGGGACGCGGTCGCCGCCGCGCTGCTGGACTGGGCCGATGAGGCCGGAGGCTCCTTCGCCCGGCACCGCGGCGTTCCCACCACGCAGCTCGATGCGACCGCGAACTCCCTGGACACCGATCGTTCCCGCCTGCTCGCGGCCGCCGGCTACGAGCACGTGCGCACCTGGCTGCACATGCGCCGTCCCGTCCAGGCGGAGGAGGCGAGCTCCCTGCCCGCGCCGCGTGCGGGCACCCGGGTGCGACGCGTCCACCTCCATCCCTCGGGCCTCCCCGTCGCGCAGGACGTCACCACCGTGCACCGCATGCTCGAGGAGTCCTTCGCCGACCACTGGGGCTCCTACCGCGAGTCCTTCGCGGAGTTCGTCCAGCGCCTGGTCGAGGTCCCGCAGGAGGCCGACTGGGACCACTGGTGGATCGCGGAGGTGGAGCGCGAGGGCCGCTGGCTGCCCGCCGGTGGGCTCGTCGCGGCGCGCCAGGGCCCGCGCGACGGTCTGGGCGAGGGCACCTATCTGGAGTACCTCGGGGTGCATCGCAGCGCCCGTGGTCATGGCGTGGCGAAGTCGCTGCTGCGCGCCGCCTTCGCCGATGCCGCCCGCCGCGGTCGCACCCGGGTGGAGCTCGAGGTGGATGCCGACTCCCCCACCGGGGCCGACGGCCTCTACGAGGCGATGGGTTTCACGACCTTCGAGCAGACACAGACCTGGCATGCGCGCGCCGAGGCCCACCCCTCGCGCCTGCTCGAGCCGCCGGCCTGA